The following are encoded in a window of Solidesulfovibrio magneticus RS-1 genomic DNA:
- a CDS encoding sigma 54-interacting transcriptional regulator: MLSLFRRPSGAGPSEAYLKGLSDWSIRKKLLVFLIPPVVVVLAATGLVLNVFSNRYIDMALGRTTLTMTLAQAHEIETLLEGCREDIVAMSYRAMTRERLRHFMEASAAARGQLYAEAAYVGDGPDNQYVFIKSGERVEEVPPEVVQQAKNSPLVVSRKAIDLKRGHVSLSELVEVYYPPTGFGSKPRQRDLALLRLTSPVVEEDGRVAGFLVLSIDVRQLRNVLSLYNSPRSPLAGFNRTAENRLSFFCDERGWILFQSETLDDPVRELSVETAKSGLSGDHGKPGYDGAFRPGPRHETFWRMVTGIQQGQSGLERGEADFGPSKIASSDDFIGYAPVRFRGLGGEDAEIVGGVVYIDRSLLPRAAEFGQFNILFVTTLGAVLAMAGGIIILARVITKPILRLADEVRSMRLEGRLHEIDLPDSDLDTATLKRAINRLVAALLSKEMEIKVRDERLRSVRDRERVQLIAPASRQVLRDEALEDLVGHSPAMDNLLSRIQKIAATDADVLIIGETGTGKELTAEAIHRLSRRKDMPFISINCGALDENLLMDALFGHVKGAFSEAKSDRKGAFLAADGGTLLLDEIGNASPRVQQALLRALSVRRISPLGSDEEQAFDARVIAATNVNLKDLVASGEFREDLFYRLQVLAVNTPALRDRQDDIPVLAGYFLKLASRRMGKGELSLSRGALDKLLHHAWPGNVRELKNCIIRAAALAERELILAEDIHFEDAMPGELPAQGTFSPQPETPQEPHVLDAPLSQRQRKALRELLDRPNFSRKDYQDAGGSDVPQRTAQHDLQDLVSRGIVVKEGKGPSTRYRLVGHRETVS, encoded by the coding sequence CCTGGCCCAGGCCCACGAAATCGAGACGCTTCTTGAAGGCTGCCGGGAAGACATCGTGGCCATGAGCTATCGTGCCATGACCCGGGAACGGCTGCGCCACTTCATGGAAGCCTCGGCCGCCGCCCGAGGCCAGCTCTATGCCGAGGCCGCTTATGTCGGCGACGGACCGGACAACCAGTACGTGTTTATTAAAAGCGGGGAGCGGGTGGAGGAGGTTCCCCCCGAGGTGGTCCAGCAGGCCAAGAACAGCCCGCTGGTGGTCTCGCGCAAGGCCATCGACCTCAAGCGCGGCCATGTGTCCTTGTCGGAATTGGTGGAAGTCTATTATCCGCCCACCGGTTTTGGCAGTAAACCCCGCCAGCGAGATCTGGCCTTGCTGCGGCTGACCTCGCCGGTGGTCGAAGAGGATGGCCGAGTCGCCGGTTTTCTTGTTTTATCTATAGATGTTAGGCAATTGCGTAATGTTCTCTCGCTGTACAACTCGCCGCGTTCGCCGCTGGCGGGTTTTAACCGCACAGCCGAGAATCGGCTGAGTTTTTTTTGCGACGAGCGGGGCTGGATCCTGTTTCAGTCCGAGACCCTGGACGATCCGGTCCGGGAGCTTTCCGTGGAGACAGCCAAGTCCGGGTTGTCCGGCGACCACGGCAAGCCCGGCTATGACGGCGCGTTTCGCCCTGGCCCCCGCCATGAGACTTTCTGGCGCATGGTGACGGGCATCCAGCAGGGCCAATCCGGCCTGGAACGCGGCGAAGCCGATTTCGGCCCGTCCAAGATCGCCAGCAGCGACGACTTCATCGGCTATGCGCCGGTGCGTTTCCGGGGCCTTGGCGGGGAAGACGCCGAGATCGTGGGCGGCGTTGTCTACATTGATCGCAGCCTGCTCCCCCGGGCGGCCGAGTTCGGCCAGTTCAACATCCTTTTCGTCACCACTTTGGGCGCGGTCCTGGCCATGGCCGGCGGCATCATCATCCTGGCCCGGGTCATCACCAAGCCCATCCTGCGTCTGGCCGACGAGGTCCGGTCCATGCGCCTGGAAGGCCGGCTCCATGAGATCGACCTGCCCGACAGCGACCTGGATACGGCCACCCTCAAGCGCGCCATCAACCGCTTGGTGGCCGCCTTGCTGTCCAAGGAGATGGAAATCAAGGTGCGCGATGAGCGGTTACGCTCGGTGCGCGATCGGGAACGCGTCCAACTGATCGCGCCAGCATCGCGCCAGGTTTTGCGGGACGAAGCGTTGGAAGATCTGGTCGGGCACAGCCCGGCCATGGATAACTTGCTCTCCCGCATACAAAAAATTGCCGCCACCGATGCCGACGTGCTCATTATCGGCGAAACCGGCACCGGCAAGGAGCTGACCGCCGAGGCCATCCACCGCCTGAGCCGCCGCAAGGACATGCCCTTTATCTCCATCAACTGCGGCGCGCTGGATGAAAACCTGCTCATGGACGCCCTTTTCGGGCACGTCAAAGGGGCTTTTTCCGAAGCCAAGAGCGACCGCAAGGGCGCTTTCCTGGCCGCCGACGGCGGCACCTTGCTCTTGGACGAGATCGGCAATGCCTCGCCGCGCGTCCAGCAGGCCCTGCTTCGCGCCTTGTCGGTGCGGCGCATCAGCCCCCTGGGCAGCGACGAGGAACAGGCTTTCGACGCCCGGGTCATCGCCGCCACCAATGTCAATCTCAAGGATCTGGTGGCCTCGGGCGAATTCCGGGAAGATCTCTTTTACAGACTCCAAGTGCTGGCGGTGAACACGCCGGCACTGCGCGACCGGCAGGACGACATTCCGGTCCTGGCCGGCTATTTCCTCAAGCTGGCCAGCCGACGCATGGGCAAGGGCGAACTGTCCCTCTCGCGCGGCGCCCTGGACAAGCTCCTGCACCATGCCTGGCCGGGCAATGTGCGAGAGCTCAAGAACTGCATCATCCGGGCGGCCGCCCTGGCCGAACGGGAACTCATCCTGGCCGAGGACATCCATTTCGAGGACGCCATGCCCGGCGAGCTCCCGGCCCAAGGGACGTTTTCGCCCCAGCCCGAAACGCCCCAGGAACCCCACGTTCTTGACGCGCCTTTGTCCCAACGACAGCGCAAAGCCCTGCGCGAACTGCTTGATCGGCCGAATTTTTCGCGCAAGGACTACCAGGACGCCGGCGGCAGCGACGTGCCCCAACGCACCGCCCAGCACGATCTCCAGGATCTCGTGTCCCGGGGCATCGTGGTCAAGGAAGGCAAAGGCCCGTCCACCCGCTATCGCCTTGTCGGCCATCGCGAAACGGTTTCCTAG
- a CDS encoding AzlD domain-containing protein, which translates to MDDAKACLTIVAMAGVTYLTRSAPLLALAGRTLSPWAIRLLAHVPASVLAALVAPALLRPDGRFDVGLGNVVLWAGLAAFALAVRTRGFFGPVALGMGIVAAARYFLG; encoded by the coding sequence ATGGATGATGCGAAAGCCTGTCTGACCATCGTGGCCATGGCCGGGGTGACCTACCTCACCCGAAGCGCGCCGCTGCTGGCCTTGGCCGGCCGGACGCTCTCGCCCTGGGCCATCCGGCTTCTGGCCCATGTGCCGGCGTCGGTGCTGGCCGCCCTGGTCGCGCCGGCCTTACTGCGCCCGGACGGCCGGTTCGACGTGGGCCTTGGCAACGTCGTCTTGTGGGCAGGGCTGGCCGCGTTTGCCCTGGCTGTGCGCACCCGCGGCTTCTTCGGCCCGGTGGCCCTGGGCATGGGGATCGTGGCGGCCGCGCGCTATTTTCTCGGCTAA